In Osmerus mordax isolate fOsmMor3 chromosome 23, fOsmMor3.pri, whole genome shotgun sequence, one DNA window encodes the following:
- the sstr1b gene encoding somatostatin receptor type 1, whose protein sequence is MEFNGTHDYPGFPTGFPYNSSLDYEDYEQETDASKIIIPSIYALVCCVGLTGNAMVIYVILKYAKMKTATNIYILNLAIADELFMLSVPFLATSAAVRHWPFGSLMCRLVLSVDGINMFTSIFCLTVLSVDRYVAVVHPIKAARYRRPTVAKVVNVCVWGFSLLVILPIIIFADTVPAQDGGVDCNFLWPEAAWSEAFVVYTFLLGFLLPVGAICLCYCLMVARMRAVGLKAGWLQRRRSEKKITRMVLLVVAVFVLCWMPFYIVQLVSVFHRPPDPMVTQLFVILSYANSGANPILYGFVSDNFRRSFQRIVCFRWLESGLDGEQVDYCAVALKRQATCGPPDFPKECLASDMVFRNGTCTSRTTTL, encoded by the coding sequence ATGGAGTTCAACGGGACCCACGACTACCCCGGGTTCCCTACGGGGTTCCCCTACAACTCCAGCCTGGACTACGAGGACTACGAACAGGAGACGGACGCCAGCAAGATCATCATCCCGTCCATCTACGCGCTGGTCTGCTGCGTGGGCCTCACGGGCAACGCCATGGTCATCTACGTCATCCTCAAGTACGCCAAGATGAAGACGGCCACCAACATCTACATCCTCAACCTGGCCATCGCCGACGAGCTCTTCATGCTGAGCGTGCCCTTCCTGGCTACGTCGGCTGCCGTGCGCCACTGGCCGTTCGGCTCGCTGATGTGCCGCCTGGTGCTGAGCGTGGACGGCATCAACATGTTCACCTCCATCTTCTGCCTGACCGTGCTGAGCGTGGACCGCTACGTGGCGGTCGTCCACCCCATCAAGGCGGCGCGTTACCGCCGGCCCACGGTGGCCAAAGTGGTGAACGTGTGCGTGTGGGGCTTCTCCCTCCTCGTCATCCTCCCCATCATCATCTTCGCCGACACGGTGCCGGCGCAGGACGGCGGCGTGGACTGCAACTTCCTGTGGCCCGAGGCGGCGTGGTCCGAGGCGTTTGTGGTGTACACCTTCCTGTTGGGCTTCCTCCTCCCCGTGGGGGCCATCTGCCTGTGCTACTGCCTGATGGTGGCGCGCATGCGGGCCGTGGGCCTCAAGGCCGGCTGGCTGCAGAGGCGGCGCTCGGAGAAGAAGATCACGCGCATGGTGCTCCTGGTGGTGGCCGTGTTCGTGCTCTGCTGGATGCCCTTCTACATCGTCCAGCTGGTCAGCGTCTTCCACCGCCCGCCGGACCCCATGGTCACCCAGCTGTTCGTCATCCTCAGCTACGCCAACAGCGGCGCCAACCCCATCCTCTACGGCTTCGTGTCCGACAATTTCCGGCGCTCCTTCCAGCGGATCGTGTGCTTCCGTTGGCTGGAGTCGGGCCTGGACGGGGAGCAGGTGGACTACTGCGCCGTGGCGCTCAAGAGACAGGCCACCTGCGGGCCTCCGGACTTCCCCAAGGAATGTCTGGCCTCGGACATGGTGTTCCGGAACGGCACCTGCACCTCTAGGACCACAACACTGTGA